A stretch of Arachis hypogaea cultivar Tifrunner chromosome 15, arahy.Tifrunner.gnm2.J5K5, whole genome shotgun sequence DNA encodes these proteins:
- the LOC112746877 gene encoding uncharacterized protein: protein MCLKGIEILNLGLKVLNSCGLMAAQMGGKIHASVKKAFVSRFVNLLEEGISYQIRYFGVRLNKGYFKTTHHKYVVNLNQRTDVHRLPESSSIPRHGFKFVSFDTLNASGYDCTYLVDIVGYLAGIGNEKTLEKNGKSTKYTVIELEIDDG, encoded by the exons ATGTGCCTGAAGGGGATAGAAATTCTGAATTTGGGCTTAAAGGTGTTGAACTCTTGTGGGCTTATGGCTGCACAGATG GGAGGAAAAATACACGCCTCAGTTAAGAAGGCTTTTGTGTCTCGATTCGTGAATTTGCTGGAGGAAGGAATATCTTACCAAATAAGATATTTTGGTGTTAGACTCAATAAGGGTTACTTCAAGACTACACATCATAAATACGTGGTTAATTTAAACCAACGTACTGATGTGCACAGACTTCCAGAATCGTCGAGTATCCCACGACATGGATTTAAGTTTGTGAGTTTTGACACTCTCAATGCTTCTGGGTATGATTGCACCTATTTAGTtg ATATTGTTGGATATCTTGCTGGAATTGGGAATGAGAAGACTCTTGAAAAGAATGGCAAATCTACCAAATATACTGTTATCGAATTAGAGATTGATGATGGataa
- the LOC112747422 gene encoding uncharacterized protein: protein MSTRKTRGGRNHRNHHRTPHHDDDDSFTPKPLYQQHHHQQQHSTPPTHHRHGHHNHYQQPKLRFVKKSELDSSASDSLLTSDPVAVPAADHVTPLPHENHKQEENNNNNNNISVSDAVTVTREVDHKACSSNSKEVDDDDADDYVVNRLRRLLDAVEEPALMEQQLSTNDQLQEDELLVVESIYGENVNKLESWKGLRCFQIQIHIEVLGEIAIIAKLNSSNELDVASGNSDDFFYSFKVQYLPPIVLTCLLPKSYPSHQPPLFTVSVQWLESLDILSLCSQLDSIWAEQQGQEVIYQWVDWLQSSSLSHLGFDKEIILGRNGVNCVGDERVVSGSISLDAAIPFLRGYNKERHNENFLKELHECSICFSEYPGTEFVRLPCQHFFCLKCLQTFTQMHVKEGTISNLQCPDSKCKVMIPPGLLKHLLGDEEYERWESMMLERTLASMSDVVYCPRCETPCIEDEDQHAQCSKCYFSFCTLCRERRHVGIACMTLDMKLQILQDRQNSSQLKEDQKLREREKINEMLSMKEIHRDSKLCPSCSMAINRTEGCNKMKCSNCGAYFCYRCNKLIDPSDPYGHFRDGSCELFPQEMIENWQERINHRQVVGQLQAELFRERGLPCPNCRQFNAKVGNNNHMFCWACQSHYCYLCNEIVRRGSKHYGPKGCKQHTEG, encoded by the exons ATGTCAACCAGAAAGACCAGAGGAGGCAGAAACCACCGTAATCACCACCGTACCCCTCACCACGACGACGACGACTCCTTCACTCCAAAGCCTCTCTAccaacaacatcatcatcagCAGCAGCATTCCACTCCTCCGACTCACCACCGCCACGGCCACCACAACCATTATCAACAACCAAAATTGCGTTTCGTCAAGAAATCAGAACTTGATTCTTCTGCTTCTGATTCCCTCCTTACCTCCGATCCTGTGGCGGTGCCTGCTGCTGATCACGTGACACCGCTACCACACGAGAACCACAAACAAGaagagaacaacaacaacaacaacaacatcagtGTCAGTGATGCTGTGACAGTAACAAGAGAGGTAGATCACAAGGCTTGTTCGAGCAACAGCAAGGAGGTGGATGACGACGATGCCGATGATTATGTTGTGAATAGGCTTCGTAGGTTATTGGATGCGGTGGAAGAGCCTGCGTTAATGGAGCAGCAGCTCAGTACCAATGACCAATTGCAGGAAGATGAG TTACTTGTGGTGGAGTCGATATACGGAGAAAATGTTAACAAGCTTGAAAGCTGGAAAGGCCTCCGTTGTTTTCAG ATCCAAATACACATCgaagttttgggtgaaattgcCATTATTGCTAAGCTGAACTCTTCTAATGAACTTGATGTTGCAAGCGGCAATTCGGATGACTTCTTTTACTCTTTCAAAGTTCAGTATCTTCCACCAATCGTTTTGACCTGCTTATTGCCCAAGTCATATCCAAGCCACCAACCACCTTTGTTTACTGTCTCTgttcaatggttggaatctttagATATTTTAAGTCTATGCTCCCAGTTGGATTCTATATGGGCAGAGCAGCAAGGGCAAGAAGTAATATACCAGTGGGTAGATTGGTTACAAAGTTCTTCTCTTTCTCACCTGGGATTTGATAAGGAAATTATCCTTGGTCGGAATGGCGTGAATTGTGTTGGAGATGAGCGTGTTGTTTCAGGTTCCATATCCCTTGATGCTGCTATTCCTTTCTTGCGAGGTTACAATAAAGAGCGGCATAATGAGAACTTCCTCAAAGAATTACATGAGTGTAGCATTTGCTTTAGCGAATATCCAG GTACCGAGTTTGTCCGGTTACCATGTCAGCATTTCTTTTGCTTGAAATGCTTGCAGACCTTCACTCAGATGCATGTAAAAGAAGGCACCATTAGTAATCTTCAATGTCCTGATTCAAAATGTAAGGTTATGATTCCACCTGGCCTTTTGAAACACTTGCTTGGTGATGAAGAGTATGAGCGCTGGGAATCCATGATGCTGGAGAGAACACTTGCATCAATGTCTGATGTTGTTTATTGCCCAAGGTGTGAAACACCTTGCATAGAGGATGAAGATCAGCATGCTCAATGCTCAAAATGCTATTTTAGCTTTTGTACTCTTTGTCGGGAACGACGCCATGTTGGCATAGCATGCATGACACTAGATATGAAACTTCAAATTTTGCAG GACCGTCAAAATTCGTCCCAATTAAAGGAAGATCAAAAGCTACGGGAACGGGAGAAGATCAATGAAATGCTTAGTATGAAAGAAATTCATCGAGATTCCAAGTTGTGCCCTTCTTGTAGCATGGCAATCAACCGAACTGAAGGTTGTAACAAAATGAAGTGCAGTAACTGTGGAGCATACTTTTGTTACCGTTGCAACAAATTAATTGATCCATCAGACCCATATGGGCATTTCAG gGATGGATCCTGTGAATTGTTCCCACAAGAAATGATTGAGAACTGGCAAGAGCGCATTAACCATCGCCAGGTCGTAGGACAACTACAGGCTGAACTCTTTCGGGAACGCGGCCTGCCCTGTCCTAACTGTCGTCAGTTCAATGCAAAG GTCGGAAACAATAATCACATGTTTTGCTGGGCATGCCAAAGCCATTACTGCTACTTGTGCAACGAAATTGTGAGGCGCGGGTCTAAGCATTATGGTCCAAAGGGCTGCAAACAGCACACTGAGGGGTAA
- the LOC140179573 gene encoding patatin-like protein 1: MQAQEDKFKYLNGLLSDISISTSAAPVYLPAHCFTSEDGSTEFNMIDGGAAAGNPVLVVLSELGQEQMKHSELYIMMDTVDDCSNILLLSLGCGVQPPVAAPGWTVNTVNQWNLIGWMAEIDYSTDGCSDPKYG, encoded by the exons ATGCAGGCTCAAGAAGATAAATTCAAATACTTGAATGGGCTCCTGTCAGATATAAGCATATCAACTTCAGCTGCACCTGTTTATCTCCCAGCACATTGTTTTACCTCTGAAGATGGTAGCACAGAATTCAATATGATTGATGGTGGTGCAGCTGCCGGTAATCCG GTATTGGTGGTTCTAAGTGAATTAGGACAAGAGCAGATGAAGCATTCAGAGTTATACATAATGATGGATACAGTAGATGACTGCTCCAATATCTTACTGCTGTCTCTGGGTTGTGGAGTTCAACCGCCAGTGGCTGCGCCGGGATGGACCGTTAACACAGTAAATCAATGGAATCTAATAGGATGGATGGCTGAAATTGATTATTCAACGG ACGGATGCTCTGACCCCAAATATGGATAG
- the LOC112747423 gene encoding patatin-like protein 2 translates to ILTGLNSSAKLPPPSVGKLLTVLSIDGGGIKGLIPAVVLQFLEGELKKLDGEQARIADYFDVVAGTSTGGLIAAMLGAPDANANNSRPKYNTDDIKNFYIDDGPKIFPPNAPTPNSGPIYDGKCLHKILKEELGSIRLVQALTNLVIPTFDVLRLRPTIFSKYKVLIIIYIKSTAKLGWSSGH, encoded by the exons ATATTGACTGGACTAAACTCATCAGCGAAGCTACCACCTCCATCAGTGGGAAAGTTACTAACTGTCCTCAGCATTGATGGAGGTGGCATAAAAGGACTCATCCCTGCTGTTGTTCTTCAATTCCTAGAGGGAGAGCTTAAG AAACTTGATGGAGAGCAGGCAAGAATTGCAGACTATTTTGATGTGGTTGCAGGAACAAGTACTGGTGGCCTCATTGCAGCAATGTTGGGTGCCCCAGATGCCAATGCAAACAACTCTCGTCCAAAATATAATACCGATGATATAAAAAATTTCTATATCGACGATGGTCCCAAAATTTTCCCTCCTAACGCTCCTACTCCTAATTCTGGGCCCATATATGATGGAAAATGTTTgcacaaaattttgaaagaaGAATTAGGGTCAATTAGATTGGTTCAAGCGTTGACCAATCTTGTGATCCCAACCTTTGATGTTTTACGACTTAGGCCTACTATTTTTTCAAAGTATAAGGTGCTGatcatcatatatataaaatctacagccaagttgggttggtctagtggtcactag